A single genomic interval of Coturnix japonica isolate 7356 chromosome 14, Coturnix japonica 2.1, whole genome shotgun sequence harbors:
- the ELFN1 gene encoding protein ELFN1, with product MPPFQMAGRRWAATSAFCMCMAAVSLLHAGGVRADCWLIEGDKGFVWLAICSQNQPPYESIPQQINSTIVDLRLNDNKIKSVQYASLSRFGNLTYLNLTKNEISYIEDGAFSGQFNLQVLQLGYNRLRNLTEGILRGLGKLEYLYLQANLIESVTPNAFWECPNIVNIDLSMNRIQRLDSNTFRGLNKLSVCELYSNPFYCSCELLGFLQWLEAFTNMTRTYDRMQCDSPPDYTGYYLLGQGRTGYRNALSMLSSLCTGGSYTVIPRFIPPRYQVTTVPSESPCSEEECSSGDGTTPQFSLFTPIGETEVRPNIQVKHLNHNSAVLTVQIPYPFSKMYILSQFENGFSSMITKLRKKEENITVSNLVAQRDYTYCVVSVHQYSKYNHTCVTITPTRPNRKEPVPTPSTATHYIMTILGCLFGMVIVLGVVYYCLRKRRQQEEKHKKAASGMKKTIIELKYGPEMETTSITQLSQGQMLGGETVTRIPYLPSAGEVEQYKLIDSSETPKATKGNYMEVRTGEQSERRDCELSLAPDTQSSVAEISTIAKEVDKVNQIINNCIDALKSESTSFQGVKSGAVSTVEPQLVLLSEQIPSKHGFLSPVYKESYNHPLQRHHSMEAAPKRSSTSSSGSIRSPRSYRSEGSGHKSEAKYIEKTSPTTDTILTVTPAAAILRAEAEKIRQYSEHRHSYPGSHQGEQHDSMAGRKPSILEPLTRPRPRDLAYSQLSPQYHNLSYTSSPEYTCKPSHSIWERFKLNRKRHKDEEEYMAAGHALRKKVQFAKDEDLHDILDYWKGVSAQQKS from the coding sequence ATGCCACCCTTCCAGATGGCAGGTCGCCGGTGGGCTGCGACGTCAGCCTTCTGCATGTGCATGGCAGCAGTCTCTCTCCTGCACGCTGGCGGGGTGCGGGCAGACTGCTGGCTCATCGAGGGGGACAAAGGTTTTGTCTGGCTGGCCATCTGCAGCCAAAACCAGCCCCCCTACGAGTCCATCCCCCAGCAAATCAACAGCACCATCGTGGACTTGCGGCTGAACGACAACAAGATCAAGAGCGTGCAGTACGCCTCGCTCAGCCGCTTCGGCAACCTGACATACCTCAACCTGACGAAGAACGAGATCTCCTACATCGAGGATGGTGCCTTTTCAGGACAGTTCAACctccaggtgctgcagctgggttACAACCGCCTGAGAAACCTCACAGAGGGCATCCTACGAGGCCTGGGGAAGCTAGAGTACCTCTATCTCCAGGCCAACCTCATCGAGTCCGTCACCCCCAATGCCTTCTGGGAGTGTCCCAACATAGTGAACATTGACCTGTCCATGAACAGGATCCAGAGACTTGACAGCAACACTTTTAGGGGTTTAAACAAGCTCTCTGTCTGTGAACTCTACAGCAATCCCTTCTACTGCTCCTGTGAGCTCCTTGGCTTCCTGCAATGGCTGGAGGCCTTCACCAACATGACACGCACGTACGATCGGATGCAGTGCGACTCCCCACCAGACTACACGGGCTACTACTTGTTAGGCCAAGGGCGGACTGGCTACCGCAATGCTCTGAGCATGCTCTCTTCCCTTTGCACTGGTGGTTCCTACACTGTGATCCCACGTTTTATCCCTCCCCGGTACCAAGTGACCACAGTGCCCTCTGAAAGCCCGTGCTCCGAGGAGGAGTGCTCCTCTGGTGATGGCACCACCCCACAGTTCTCCCTCTTCACGCCCATTGGTGAGACAGAGGTGAGGCCGAACATCCAGGTGAAGCACCTCAACCACAACTCAGCCGTCCTCACCGTGCAGATCCCCTACCCCTTCAGCAAGATGTATATCCTCTCCCAGTTTGAAAACGGCTTCTCCTCCATGATCACCAAGCtcaggaagaaggaggagaacaTCACCGTGAGCAACCTAGTAGCACAAAGAGATTACACCTACTGTGTGGTCTCCGTCCACCAATACTCCAAGTACAACCATACCTGTGTCACCATCACGCCCACCAGACCCAACCGCAAGGAGCCAGTGCCCACTCCTTCCACTGCCACTCATTATATCATGACAATCCTGGGCTGTCTCTTTGGCATGGTGATCGTCCTGGGCGTTGTCTATTATTGTCTCCGAAAGAGACGccagcaggaggagaagcaCAAAAAGGCTGCCAGTGGCATGAAGAAGACCATCATTGAACTGAAGTATGGGCCAGAAATGGAGACCACCAGCATCACCCAGCTGTCCCAGGGACAGATGCTGGGCGGGGAGACCGTGACCCGCATCCCCTACTTGCCTTCTGCTGGTGAGGTTGAGCAGTACAAGCTCATTGACAGCAGTGAGACCCCCAAGGCCACCAAAGGCAACTACATGGAGGTGAGGACGGGGGAgcagtcagagaggagagaCTGCGAGCTGTCCCTGGCACCAGACACCCAGAGCTCCGTGGCTGAGATCTCCACCATTGCCAAGGAGGTGGACAAGGTGAACCAGATCATCAACAATTGCATCGATGCCTTGAAATCTGAGTCCACCTCCTTCCAAGGGGTGAAATCGGGGGCAGTCTCCACAGTGGAGCCTCAGCTGGTTCTCTTATCAGAGCAGATCCCCAGCAAGCACGGATTCCTCTCCCCTGTCTACAAGGAAAGCTACAACCACCCCCTCCAACGACACCACAGCATGGAAGCAGCCCCCAAACGCTCCAGCACTTCTTCCAGTGGCTCCATACGGAGCCCCAGGTCCTACCGCTCTGAGGGATCGGGCCACAAATCAGAAGCCAAATACATCGAGAAGACGTCCCCCACCACTGATACCATCCTCACTGTGACACCGGCTGCAGCCATCCTGAGGGCAGAGGCGGAGAAGATCCGGCAGTACAGCGAACACCGGCACTCGTACCCTGGCTCACACCAAGGGGAGCAGCATGACAGCATGGCAGGGCGAAAGCCTTCCATCCTGGAGCCTCTGACCCGGCCTCGCCCCAGAGACCTGGCCTATTCCCAGCTCTCGCCTCAATACCACAACCTGAGCTACACCTCCAGCCCGGAATACACCTGTAAACCATCGCACAGCATCTGGGAACGCTTCAAACTCAACCGCAAGCGGCACAAAGATGAGGAGGAATACATGGCAGCCGGCCATGCCCTGCGCAAAAAGGTCCAGTTTGCCAAAGACGAGGATCTTCACGACATCTTAGACTACTGGAAGGGCGTCTCTGCCCAGCAAAAGTCCTGA